A genomic segment from Deinococcus sp. QL22 encodes:
- a CDS encoding 3'-5' exonuclease, protein MTLPVHERIPDGLNHRTGLKNLGVVPVGQPVAKYRYRTRKGYLTCELYDVTQVRPVDPMRVAAGLQATETRKLAEKARRQAACAQAEQDALKMYQHAVDRAVKRFRFWHDDPQTGYLDTETTGLSGQVIEVALVDRHGHMQFHSLVRPTIPVEPEAQAVHDLSDAELADAPSWTEVAQQLRPWLDGRRIVAFNADFDQARLKTSDEAHGLPPQDNPPIWRCAMEAFGPLHGDWSDYHGDWRWASLLGACRQMGVPPEAATHRALGGAQALARLVSAVATREWPVLTVADVPKDFVEWPE, encoded by the coding sequence ATGACCCTGCCCGTGCACGAGCGGATTCCGGACGGCCTCAACCACCGCACCGGCCTGAAGAATTTAGGCGTGGTGCCGGTGGGTCAACCGGTAGCCAAGTATCGGTATCGCACCCGGAAGGGGTATCTGACCTGCGAGCTGTACGACGTGACGCAGGTGCGGCCAGTCGATCCCATGCGGGTGGCCGCAGGTCTCCAGGCCACCGAGACCCGGAAGTTGGCAGAGAAAGCCCGCCGACAGGCTGCATGCGCCCAGGCTGAACAGGACGCCCTGAAGATGTACCAGCACGCGGTGGATCGCGCGGTCAAGCGCTTCCGGTTCTGGCATGACGACCCTCAGACCGGGTACCTGGACACCGAGACGACTGGCCTCTCCGGACAGGTGATTGAGGTTGCCCTGGTGGACCGGCACGGGCACATGCAGTTTCACAGTCTCGTCCGGCCCACGATTCCGGTGGAGCCAGAGGCGCAGGCCGTGCATGACCTGAGTGACGCGGAGCTCGCGGATGCCCCCAGCTGGACAGAGGTGGCCCAGCAGCTGCGGCCCTGGCTGGACGGACGGCGGATTGTCGCCTTCAACGCCGACTTTGATCAGGCCCGCCTGAAGACCTCGGACGAGGCGCATGGGCTGCCTCCGCAGGACAACCCGCCCATATGGCGTTGCGCGATGGAAGCGTTTGGCCCGCTGCACGGCGATTGGTCGGACTATCACGGGGACTGGCGCTGGGCGTCGCTGCTCGGAGCGTGCCGTCAGATGGGTGTCCCTCCGGAAGCGGCCACCCACCGGGCACTCGGCGGCGCGCAGGCCCTGGCTCGCCTGGTGAGTGCAGTGGCTACCCGTGAGTGGCCTGTATTGACCGTGGCTGACGTGCCGAAAGATTTCGTGGAATGGCCGGAATGA
- a CDS encoding helix-turn-helix domain-containing protein produces the protein MSTKRDTFKVEDSRDDLPFQIHWELDDAPLSVWAFRVYAHLVRRAGKNGEIFPSYQSIGEACFRATNGPEASPLTLRNKAMLAMKELVTAGLVIKQNRSKKGMKEHDTNVYTLTPRRQWLDELKARRASLEEATEAAQVQRQADAKAAKGGTPTVLPSTPTVLPSTPTVLPPSTPSVPPSTPSVPKVTSTEVLQSFEVNSIEAPSQEPESPLISSPISDAAAAFSPNGSNTTPAEHSNPEGGDDLPEFFTGSSQEQGKPENGTTSSETVPAGGPAPKYAILGLAAIPRTVLNARPARDPERMPQLRALLSASHKSRLPHLMAQLATATQTGGLPRDLLTRLTDEELTLASAAAKLDAGNPGGFAKFSTLALDRLIGAPITQAIIEGAAFSVPAPQGRAYDVKNEPARASVEQPAEPVEAAPRVDFSKYLGLWELRANPNQVVDVVEVQERPGSTPLLHLKTEDTLSVTDITLKYRRPAYAAD, from the coding sequence GTGAGCACCAAGCGAGACACGTTCAAAGTCGAAGACAGCCGGGATGATCTCCCCTTTCAAATCCACTGGGAATTGGATGACGCCCCCCTCAGTGTCTGGGCTTTCCGGGTGTACGCCCACCTGGTTCGCCGCGCAGGAAAAAACGGGGAAATCTTCCCGTCGTATCAAAGTATCGGCGAGGCCTGCTTTCGGGCCACAAACGGCCCTGAGGCCAGCCCGTTAACCTTGCGCAACAAGGCCATGCTTGCCATGAAGGAACTGGTCACCGCGGGTTTGGTTATTAAACAGAACCGCAGCAAAAAGGGCATGAAAGAGCACGACACCAATGTCTACACCCTGACCCCTCGCCGCCAGTGGTTGGATGAGCTCAAAGCACGACGCGCCTCACTTGAAGAGGCAACTGAAGCGGCTCAAGTGCAGCGGCAAGCTGACGCAAAGGCGGCAAAAGGTGGCACGCCCACCGTGCTACCTAGCACGCCCACCGTGCTACCTAGCACGCCCACCGTGCTACCCCCTAGCACGCCCAGCGTGCCACCTAGCACGCCCAGCGTGCCCAAAGTTACTTCAACTGAAGTTCTTCAATCTTTTGAAGTTAATTCAATTGAAGCACCATCGCAGGAGCCGGAAAGCCCGCTCATCAGTTCACCGATCAGCGATGCCGCTGCTGCCTTTTCGCCTAACGGCTCCAACACCACCCCGGCAGAGCATTCAAACCCGGAAGGCGGCGATGACCTGCCCGAGTTCTTTACAGGTTCCTCTCAGGAGCAAGGCAAGCCAGAGAATGGCACCACGTCATCTGAAACTGTTCCGGCGGGCGGCCCGGCGCCGAAATACGCGATTCTGGGACTGGCGGCCATTCCTCGCACTGTGTTGAATGCTCGCCCTGCCCGTGATCCCGAGCGCATGCCCCAACTCCGCGCCCTACTCAGTGCCAGCCATAAGAGCCGTCTGCCTCATCTGATGGCTCAGCTCGCTACCGCCACCCAGACGGGCGGCCTCCCACGTGACCTGCTTACCCGCCTGACCGATGAGGAACTGACGCTGGCTTCGGCGGCGGCCAAGCTGGATGCGGGCAACCCAGGTGGGTTCGCCAAATTCAGCACCCTGGCGCTCGACCGACTGATCGGTGCGCCGATCACGCAGGCCATTATCGAGGGCGCAGCATTCAGCGTCCCCGCGCCTCAGGGCCGCGCCTACGACGTGAAGAACGAACCCGCCCGCGCTTCTGTTGAGCAACCCGCTGAACCTGTTGAAGCTGCGCCCCGCGTGGATTTTTCCAAATATCTCGGCCTCTGGGAGCTGAGGGCCAACCCGAATCAGGTGGTCGATGTGGTGGAAGTCCAGGAGCGCCCCGGCAGCACGCCGCTGCTGCATCTCAAGACCGAAGACACCCTGAGCGTCACGGACATCACCCTGAAGTACCGCCGCCCCGCTTACGCTGCCGATTAA
- a CDS encoding metallophosphoesterase: MTPRLPLVIPDLHGCSDLLTATTTQYPDRQFIFLGDYLDRGPDAPGVLRQVRELVDAGRAEALWGNHDAMFVHAMLEMDGKPRPIEHAVVALWDFTILSQWPSLEAAYADARWMRDHLTHWTRVGHVYLSHAAPHLLEGYWGNAPDHLWKRPDQCRQEGRAPLPSGCTLAVHGHTPTPTLHPDGLALPTRLDWPDQTQSLYLDCAAFHTGQLAVLDLDTLLVTLLELAPPAPASS, from the coding sequence TTGACCCCACGTCTGCCCCTCGTGATCCCTGATCTGCACGGCTGCTCGGACTTGCTGACCGCCACAACAACGCAATACCCAGACCGTCAATTTATTTTCCTCGGCGATTACCTTGATCGAGGCCCGGACGCGCCCGGTGTCCTCCGGCAGGTGCGTGAACTCGTGGATGCGGGCCGCGCGGAAGCCCTGTGGGGCAACCACGACGCGATGTTCGTGCACGCGATGCTGGAGATGGACGGCAAGCCCCGCCCAATTGAGCATGCCGTGGTCGCCCTCTGGGATTTCACCATCCTCTCCCAGTGGCCCTCTCTTGAAGCTGCCTATGCCGACGCCCGCTGGATGCGCGACCACCTCACGCACTGGACGCGGGTAGGGCACGTCTACCTCTCTCATGCCGCGCCGCACCTGTTGGAAGGGTATTGGGGCAACGCACCTGACCACCTCTGGAAGCGGCCCGACCAGTGCCGACAGGAAGGCCGCGCCCCACTCCCCTCCGGCTGCACCCTCGCCGTGCACGGCCACACGCCCACACCCACGCTGCACCCGGACGGCCTCGCGCTGCCCACCCGCCTTGACTGGCCGGATCAGACCCAGAGCCTGTACCTCGACTGCGCCGCCTTCCACACCGGGCAGCTCGCAGTGCTCGATCTGGACACGCTCCTCGTCACCCTGCTAGAACTTGCCCCGCCTGCCCCTGCCTCGTCATGA